A window of the Terriglobales bacterium genome harbors these coding sequences:
- a CDS encoding PaaI family thioesterase → MSSPVPDDVRSIFDKADFLRYLGVELVGVGPDWCETSLAVKDHHRQQHGFIHAGVIATMADHTAGGAARAASGERDVITIEFKINFLRPAVGERLRCRARVLRAGKSIVVSESEVFAMKDGEEKLVAKATETLSLI, encoded by the coding sequence ATGAGCTCACCGGTACCCGATGACGTCCGCTCCATCTTCGACAAGGCCGATTTCCTGCGCTACCTGGGAGTGGAGCTTGTCGGCGTCGGGCCCGACTGGTGTGAGACCTCGCTGGCAGTGAAAGACCATCACCGCCAGCAGCACGGCTTCATTCACGCCGGCGTGATTGCCACTATGGCCGACCACACCGCCGGCGGCGCCGCCCGGGCCGCCTCCGGCGAGCGCGACGTCATCACCATCGAGTTCAAGATCAACTTCCTGCGCCCCGCCGTAGGCGAGCGTTTGCGCTGCCGCGCCCGCGTCCTGCGCGCCGGCAAGTCCATCGTGGTCAGTGAGTCGGAAGTTTTTGCGATGAAGGACGGCGAAGAGAAGCTCGTCGCCAAGGCTACCGAGACGTTGTCTCTCATATGA